The following DNA comes from Pseudomonas marginalis.
AGATCATGGACGTGTACGCGTTCCGCATCATCGTGGACAAGGTCGATACCTGCTACCGCGTCCTCGGTGCTGTACATAATTTGTACAAACCCCTGCCGGGGCGCTTCAAGGACTACATCGCCATTCCCAAGGCCAACGGCTATCAATCGCTGCATACCACACTGTTCGGTATGCACGGGGTGCCGATCGAGATCCAGATCCGCACCCGCGAAATGGAAGAGATGGCCAACAACGGCATCGCCGCCCATTGGCTGTACAAATCCAGCGGCGACGAGCAGCCCAAAGGCACCCATGCCCGCGCCCGCCAGTGGGTCAAGGGCGTGCTGGAAATGCAGCAACGTGCCGGCAACTCCCTGGAATTTATCGAAAGCGTGAAAATCGACCTGTTCCCGGACGAGGTCTACGTATTCACGCCCAAAGGCCGCATCATGGAGCTGCCCAAAGGCTCCACTGCGGTCGACTTTGCCTACGCGGTGCACACCGACGTCGGCAACAGCTGCATTGCCTGCCGGATCAACCGCCGTCTCGCGCCGCTGTCCGAACCGCTGCAAAGCGGCTCCACGGTCGAGATCGTCAGTGCACCCGGAGCCCGCCCGAATCCGGCGTGGCTCAACTTCGTGGTCACCGGCAAGGCCCGCACACACATCCGCCACGCGCTGAAACTGCAGCGCCGCTCCGAGTCCATCAGCCTGGGCGAACGCCTGCTGAACAAAGTGCTCAACGGCTTCGACAGCGCCTTGGACAAGATTGCGCAGGAGCGCGTGCAAGCGATGCTCCACGAGTACCGCCAGGAAACCATCGAAGACCTGCTGGAAGATATCGGCCTGGGCAACCGCATGGCCTACGTGGTCGCACGCCGCCTGCTGGGCGAAGGCGAACAGTTGCCAAGCCCCGAAGGCCCGCTGGCGATTCGCGGCACAGAGGGCCTGGTGCTCAGCTACGCCAAATGCTGCACGCCGATCCCTGGCGACCCGATTGTCGGCCACCTGTCGGCTGGCAAGGGCATGGTTGTTCACCTCGACAACTGCCGCAACATCACCGAGATCCGTCACAACCCGGAAAAATGCATCCAGCTCTCGTGGGCCAAGGATGTCACCGGCGAATTCAACGTCGAGCTGCGCGTGGAGCTGGAACACCAGCGCGGCCTGATCGCCCTGCTGGCCAGCAGCGTCAACGCGGCCGACGGCAATATCGAGAAAATCAGCATGGACGAGCGCGATGGTCGCATCAGCGTGGTCCAGCTGGTGGTCAGCGTGCATGACCGCGTGCACCTGGCCCGCGTGATCAAGAAACTGCGCGCCTTGACCGGTGTGATCCGCATCACCCGCATGCGTGCGTAGCCCATCCATTACAAGGAGTCATTCATGACCAAGACCGTTATCACCAGCGACAAGGCCCCAGCCGCCATCGGTACTTACTCCCAGGCCATCAAGGCGGGCAACACCGTCTACATGTCCGGCCAGATCCCGCTGGACCCAAAGACCATGGAACTGGTGGAAGGCTTCGAAGCCCAGACCGTACAGGTCTTCGAAAACCTAAAGTCCGTGGCCGAAGCTGCCGGCGGCTCGTTCAAGGACATCGTCAAGCTGAACATCTTCCTCACCGACCTGAGCCACTTCGCCAAGGTCAACGAGATCATGGGCAAGTACTTCGAACAACCTTACCCAGCCCGCGCCGCCATTGGTGTTGCCGCCCTGCCAAAGGGCGCACAGGTTGAGATGGACGCAATTCTGGTCATCGAGTAAAACACCCGGCGCAGCCTCCATAGGCTGCGCCGACTTCGTTTTAAAAGGATTTCATGATGCGCAAAGCGCTTGTAGCCTCTTCGTTGCTCGCCCTGTTGCTCGGCGGCTGCGCCAGCAACCCTGCCAACCAGGATGTGAGCGGCACCTGGATCAACCAGGTCGCCATCGATGCGGCAGCCAAGGGCGGCCCTTTGCGTGAAGCGCTGCAAAGCTATGGCCCGAACCTCGAATGGGAGGTCAACCCCAAGGCTTCGCAGGCACGTTACTACAACGGTTTTGAAGTCGCGGAAGGCAAGTTGCTCGGCGAACAGTCCGGCGCCTGGAGCGTCGACTTCTACGGCAGCTCCGCCACTGAACTCAAGCGCAAAGGCAGGCAACTGCTGCAAGTGGCCAACGACAACGAGCCCGAGCAGCTCTTTGCCCGCGCCAAGGAACCTGCACCGGAAGGTGCGCCGCTGGGTGCCAACTTCGAACGCGCCCTGTACGCAGCCTATATGGGCGGCGACTGGAAGATCACCGACGGCTTCGGCAACGGTGCCACTGTCCAGTTCCAGCCTGACGGCAAGGTCGCCGGTTTGCCCAATGTTGATCGGTACTCTCTGTGCCTGGCCGGTGACTGTGCCTCCATGAGCGGCGGCTACGACAGCATGTGGCTGCAGCTCAACGGCGTGGGTAACCCGTGGATCTTCGTGCGCAAGGGCAAGCAGTTGGAGATCTTCCAGGCGGTCAACACCGCTCAAGCGGATGAAGTGCCTCAGTTCACTCCCGGGCCGCGCCAATGGCTGCTTGAAAAACAATAGCAGTCATCACCCAGCTCCAAATGTGGGAGAGGGACTTACCCCCTCCCACATCTTTAACCGCATTTCAGCCTTTAAGAATGGCTGCGTACCCTTCGCGGTAGCTCGCATACGTGGGCGTCCACCCCAGCGCCTTTATCCGGGCATTGCTGCATTGCTTGCTGCCCGCACGCCGCACACTCGCGTCCTCGGACCACTCAGTGACGCCCAGGTAGTCACGCAGCCAGGCCACCACCTCGGCCAAGGGCGCCGGTGCATCGTCGACGCCGATATAGACCTTATCCAGCGAACCGCCCTGCTCCACGTGGCGTAGCAAAAATGCCAGCAAGCCCGCCGCATCATCGGCGTGTATACGGTTGCCGTATAAAGGCGGATCAAGCGCTACACGGTACCCCTGGCGCACCTGGGTCAGCAGCCATTCGCGACCAGGACCGTAAATGCCGGTCAACCGCACGACGCTCGCAGGAATGCCACTGTTAAGTGCCACCTGCTCGGCCTCCAGCATGACTTGCCCGGAATAACCCTTGGCCTGGGTTTCGGAGGTTTCGTCGACCCACTCGCCATTCTGCTGTCCGTATACGCTGCTGCTGGACACAAACAGCAGGTGCCTGGGCTCCTGGCCATAATCCTTCAGCCACTCCAGCACATGCTGCAACCCTTGCACGTAAGCGGCGCGATAACCGGCCTCATCGTGGTCGGTGGCGGCGGCGCAGTACACCAGGTAATCCACCCCGCCGATCGGCCAGGTGTCAGGGCAATCCTTGTTGAACAGGTCGCCGGCAATGCCGATCACCCCGTCGGGCAGGCGTGAAATATCGCGCCGCAGGCCATGAACCTCCCATTCCGAGGCCAGCAATTGGCTAGCCAGCCGACTACCCACATCGCCACATCCGGCAATCACAACCGAAGGCACAGACATCATAAAACTCCGTTCTTAAAGGTCTAGATTAGCCCTCGCAGCAGACCGGCGGCCAGAAAAAGGGCAAATAAAGTTACTGTATTACTTCTGTTAACAAGAATTACTTGCAATAATAACCGCCCATTTGTCCTCGACCCCTTTGGGTCTGGAAGGACGATCAGTCATTTTCTTCTCTCAGGTCCGGCCAGCATGACACGTAATACAACCCCCGCTTCGCCAACCAAGCTTCACAGCCCATCCCGCGCCTGGCGTGCGATTGCTGCGATGCTGTTCAGCGTACTGCTGGCGCCGACCGCCGCATTCGCTGATGCCACCGCCCCGGCTACCCCGGCCGCCGCCGAGCACAATGCTGCGGCTCCAACCGCACCCGCTGCGGCCACCGACCCGGCCCAGGCTGCAGTCCCAGCCGCCGCCGACGAAACCGGTGTCGTGCTGGAAGAAGACAACACCCTGGGCATGGCCCACGACCTGTCGCCATGGGGCATGTACCAGAATGCTGACGTGGTGGTGAAAGCCGTGATGATCGGCCTGGCCATCGCGTCGATCATTACCTGGACCATCTGGATCGCCAAAGGCTTCGAGCTGCTGGGTGCCAAGCGCCGTCTGCGCACTGAAATCGTCCACCTGAAGAAGGCCACCACCCTCAAGGAAGCCAGCGAAAGCGCGACCAAGAAAGGCACCCTGGCCAACACCCTGGTGCACGACGCACTGGAAGAAATGCGCCTGTCGGCCAACACCCGTGAAAAAGAAGGCATCAAGGAGCGCGTGGCGTTCCGCCTGGAACGCCTGGTTGCAGCCTGCGGCCGTAACATGAGCAGCGGCACCGGCGTGCTCGCGACCATCGGCTCCACCGCGCCGTTCGTCGGCCTGTTCGGTACCGTCTGGGGCATCATGAACAGCTTCATCGGCATCGCCAAAACCCAGACCACCAACCTCGCCGTCGTCGCCCCCGGCATCGCCGAAGCCCTGCTGGCAACCGCCCTGGGCCTGGTCGCCGCGATTCCTGCGGTAGTGATCTACAACGTCTTCGCCCGTTCGATTGCCGGCTACAAGGCCCAGGTATCGGACGCGTCGGCAGAAGTCCTGCTGCTGGTCAGCCGCGACCTCGATCACCTGCCTACCGAGCGCAGCTCGCAACCGCACATGGTGAAAGTGGGGTAATCGGCCATGGGCCTGCATTTGAATCAAGGCGACGACGAACTCGTCGAGAACCACGAAATCAACGTCACGCCGTTTATCGACGTGATGCTCGTGCTGCTGATCATCTTCATGGTGGCCGCTCCATTGGCCACCGTGGACATCAAGGTTGACCTGCCCGCCTCCAGCGCCAAGCCTGCGCCGCGGCCGGAGAAACCGATCTTCCTCAGCGTCAAGGCGGACCAACGCCTGTTCCTGGGCGAAGAAGAGGTCAAGACCGAAACCCTGGGGCCGGTGCTCGATGCCAAGACCCAAGGCAAGAAGGACACGACGATCTTCTTCCAGGCCGACAAGGGCGTGGACTACGGCGACCTGATGAGCGTGATGGATGCCCTGCGGGCAGCCGGCTACCTCAAGGTAGGCCTGGTCGGACTTGAGACGGCAGCCAAGAAATGATCACGACGCGCCACAAACTGACGCGTTATGGCACCAGCCTCGCCGTCGTGCTGGGCGTGCATGCCGTCGCGATTGCCATCGCGCTCCACTGGTCAGCGCCGCGCACGGTGCAGTTGCCGCCGGCAGCCATGGTCATCGACCTGGCCCCGATGCCTGCACCGCCGCCTCCGGCGCCGCCGAAAGTGGTAACGCCGCCGCAACCGCCTGCACCGGTGGAAGAGCTGCCCCTGCCGAAACTGGCCGAGGCGCCCAAGCCAACGATCCAGGTGCCCAAGCCGGTCAAGCCCAAGCCTAAACCGCAGCCGCCCAAGCCGGTGGAGAAAAAGATCGAGCCGCCCAAGGAGAAACCCTCCGAGGACCCGCCGAGCGACGCTCCGCCCACCAAGGCACCGGCTGAAAAATCGGCCCAGCCCGTACCTGGCCCGTCGCCGCAACAGATCGCCGCCAAAGCGTCCTGGGAAGGCACCCTGCTGGCACACTTGCAGAAGTACAAGAAGTACCCGCCAGGTGCCCAGGCCCGTGGCAAGGAAGGCCTGAACCGCCTGAAGTTCGTGGTGGATGGCGACGGTAACGTGCTGTCCTACGAGTTGGTGGGGCGTTCCGGCAACGCCGACCTGGACCGCGCCACCCTGGACATGATCCGTCGTGCCCAGCCGCTGCCCAAGCCGCCAGCCGATATGCTCAAGGGCGGCAGCATCGAGATCGTTGCACCGTTCGTGTACAACATCGAGAAGCGTCGTCGCTGAAAATGATGATGGCGAGGGACACCCCTCGCCACTCTCAGCAAAATCCCGCGCATTCCCCCCTCAATCCCCAGCAAAGTTCTGATAACGTGCGTCTATCGATTGCAGCCGGTATGCTTGGCCCGCAACCTCATGGACGCCCGCTATGACTCTTACAGAATTACGCTACATCGTCACCCTCGCCCAAGAGCAACACTTTGGCCACGCGGCCGAGCGTTGCCACGTCAGCCAGCCGACGCTGTCGGTGGGCGTGAAGAAGCTTGAAGACGAACTCGGTGTGCTGATTTTCGAGCGCAGCAAAAGCGCCGTGCGCCTCACCCCGGTGGGCGAAGGCATCGTGGCCCAGGCCCAGAAGGTGCTGGAACAGGCGCAAAGCATTCGCGAACTGGCCCAGGCCGGCAAGAACCAGCTGACCGCACCGCTGAAAGTCGGCGCCATCTATACCGTCGGCCCGTACCTGTTCCCGCACCTGATCCCGCAACTGCACCGCGTCGCGCCGCAGATGCCGCTGTATATCGAAGAAAACTTTACCCACGTGCTGCGCGACAAACTGCGCAACGGCGAGCTGGACGCGATCATCATCGCGCTGCCGTTCAACGAAGCGGATGTGTTGACCCTGCCGCTCTACGACGAGCCGTTCTACGTGCTGATGCCCGCCTCCCATCCGTGGACGCAAAAAGACACCATCGACGCCGGCCTGCTCAACGACAAGAGCCTGCTGCTGCTCGGCGAAGGCCACTGCTTCCGCGACCAGGTGCTGGAAGCCTGCCCGACCCTGACCAAAGGCAACGACGGCGCCAAGCACACCACTGTGGAATCCAGCTCCCTGGAAACCATCCGGCATATGGTCGCGTCCGGCCTGGGCATCTCGATCCTGCCGCTGTCGGCAGTGGACAGCCATCACTACGCCCCCGGCGTGATCGAAGTGCGCCCACTCACGCCACCGGTGCCGTTCCGTACCGTGGCGATTGCCTGGCGCGCCAGCTTCCCACGGCCCAAAGCCATTGAGATCCTCGCCGATTCGATCCGCCTGTGTTCGGTGGCCAAGCCGCCTGCTGCGAGCTAAGTAAACGTATGACTGAGCTGTCGCAGGTGTCGGTGACGGCACTCAAGGGTGTCGGCGAGGCCATGGCCGAGAAGCTGGCCAAGGTCGGCCTGGAAAACCTCCAGGACGTGCTGTTCCACCTGCCCCTGCGCTATCAGGATCGCACTCGCGTGGTGCCCATCGGCCAACTGCGTCCTGGGCAGGATGCGGTGGTCGAAGGCACCGTCAGCGGTGCCGACGTGGTGATGGGCAAGCGCCGCAGTCTGGTGGTGCGCCTGCAGGATGGCACCGGCGGCCTGAGCCTGCGCTTCTACCATTTCAGTAACGCACAGAAAGAAGGCCTCAAGCGCGGCACCCGCGTGCGCTGCTACGGCGAAGCGCGCCCCGGCGCCTCCGGCCTGGAGATCTACCACCCGGAATACCGCGCCATTACCGGTGACGAACCGCCGCCGGTGGACACCACCCTCACGCCGATCTACCCGCTCACCGAAGGCCTGACCCAACAGCGCCTGCGCCAATTGTGCATGCAGACCCTGAGCATGCTTGGCCCGCAGAGCCTGCCCGACTGGCTGCCCCTGGAACTGGCCCGCGACTACCAACTGGCGCCACTGGCCGATGCGATCCGCTACCTGCATCACCCCCCTGCGGACGCCGATGTCGACGAACTGGCCCTCGGTCATCACTGGGCCCAGCACCGCCTGGCGTTCGAAGAACTGCTGACTCACCAACTGTCCCAGCAACGCCTGCGCGAAAGCATGCGCTCCCTGCGTGCGCCGGCCATGCCCAAGGCCACGCGCTTGCCTGCGCAATACCTGGCCAACCTCGGCTTTGCGCCGACCGGCGCCCAGCAGCGCGTGGGCAATGAAATCGCCTACGACCTCAGCCAGCACGAGCCGATGCTGCGCTTGATCCAGGGCGACGTGGGCGCGGGCAAGACCGTGGTCGCCGCCCTCGCCGCCCTGCAAGCCCTGGAAGCCGGTTACCAGGTGGCGCTGATGGCGCCCACCGAGATCCTCGCCGAGCAGCACTTCATCACGTTCAAGCGCTGGCTCGAGCCCCTGGGCCTGGAAGTCGCGTGGCTGGCCGGCAAGCTCAAGGGCAAGACGCGCGCGGCCGCGCTGGAACAGATCGCCGGCGGCGCACCGATGGTGGTGGGTACCCATGCGCTGTTCCAGGACGAAGTGCAGTTCAAGAACCTGGCCCTGGTGATCATCGACGAACAGCACCGCTTCGGCGTGCAACAGCGCCTGGCCCTGCGCCAGAAAGGCGTGGGCGGGCGCATGAACCCGCACCAGTTGATCATGACCGCCACCCCGATCCCGCGCACCCTGGCCATGAGCGCCTACGCCGACCTCGACACTTCGATCCTCGACGAACTGCCCCCCGGCCGCACACCGGTCAACACCGTGCTGGTCACCGACACCCGGCGCGTCGAAGTGATCGAGCGTGTGCGCGGCGCCTGTGCCGAAGGCCGCCAGGCGTACTGGGTGTGCACACTGATCGAAGAGTCCGAGGAGCTGACCTGCCAGGCCGCCGAGACCACCTATGAAGACCTCACCAGCGCCCTGGGCGAACTCAAGGTCGGGCTGATCCATGGGCGCATGAAGCCCGCGGAAAAGGCCGCGGTGATGGCTGAATTCAAGGCCGGTAACCTGCAGCTGCTGGTCGCTACCACCGTGATTGAAGTGGGCGTGGACGTGCCCAACGCCAGCCTGATGATCATCGAAAACCCCGAGCGCCTGGGCCTGGCGCAACTGCACCAATTGCGCGGCCGTGTGGGCCGAGGCAGCGCCGCCAGTCACTGCGTGCTGCTCTACCACCCTCCGTTGTCGCAGATCGGCCGCCAGCGCCTGGGCATCATGCGCGAGACCAACGACGGTTTTGTCATCGCCGAGAAAGACCTCGAACTGCGCGGCCCCGGCGAAATGCTCGGCACCCGCCAGACCGGCCTGCTGCAGTTCAAGGTCGCCGACCTGATGCGCGACGCCGACCTGCTGCCTGCCGTACGCGATGCGGCGCAGGCGTTGCTGGAACGCTGGCCGGATCACGTCAGCCCGCTGCTGGATCGCTGGCTGCGCCATGGGCAGCAATACGGCCAAGTGTGACGCCTGACGCACTTATCCGACCTACAGGTGTATCAAGCTGGTTATACTTCGGTGACTGTAAGAAATTGGATCAGGCCATGTCAGAAGTTGCCCACGCCACAGCCCCACTGACCGCCCCACCGGTCATTCGGGCTTTGCTCGCAAAACTCGCCATCAGCTACACGGAAGTCACCGAACATCCGGGCCTGAATCCTGCGCAAAAAGTCCAGGCCGTCTTGCTGGAAGACGCGGTGGGCGCCCTGATGGTGCTGTTCCCGCAGAACCAGCTGCTGGACCTCAACCGCCTTACCGAACTCACGGGTCGCCGCCTTACGGCCGTGTCGCCGGACCGCGTCGCGCGCATGCTGGGCAAGCACGACCTGAGCCTGCTGCCGGGCCTGCCGGCACTCACCAGTTCGCCGTGCCTGTACGAAGGCAGCCTGCTCGACGAGCCGAGCCTGCTAGTGCATTCGGGCGAAGCCGGGCTGCTGCTGGAAATCGCCAGCGACGCGTTCAAGACCATGCTCACCAAGGCCAGCGCGGCCCAGTTCGGTGAACCGCT
Coding sequences within:
- the recG gene encoding ATP-dependent DNA helicase RecG yields the protein MTELSQVSVTALKGVGEAMAEKLAKVGLENLQDVLFHLPLRYQDRTRVVPIGQLRPGQDAVVEGTVSGADVVMGKRRSLVVRLQDGTGGLSLRFYHFSNAQKEGLKRGTRVRCYGEARPGASGLEIYHPEYRAITGDEPPPVDTTLTPIYPLTEGLTQQRLRQLCMQTLSMLGPQSLPDWLPLELARDYQLAPLADAIRYLHHPPADADVDELALGHHWAQHRLAFEELLTHQLSQQRLRESMRSLRAPAMPKATRLPAQYLANLGFAPTGAQQRVGNEIAYDLSQHEPMLRLIQGDVGAGKTVVAALAALQALEAGYQVALMAPTEILAEQHFITFKRWLEPLGLEVAWLAGKLKGKTRAAALEQIAGGAPMVVGTHALFQDEVQFKNLALVIIDEQHRFGVQQRLALRQKGVGGRMNPHQLIMTATPIPRTLAMSAYADLDTSILDELPPGRTPVNTVLVTDTRRVEVIERVRGACAEGRQAYWVCTLIEESEELTCQAAETTYEDLTSALGELKVGLIHGRMKPAEKAAVMAEFKAGNLQLLVATTVIEVGVDVPNASLMIIENPERLGLAQLHQLRGRVGRGSAASHCVLLYHPPLSQIGRQRLGIMRETNDGFVIAEKDLELRGPGEMLGTRQTGLLQFKVADLMRDADLLPAVRDAAQALLERWPDHVSPLLDRWLRHGQQYGQV
- a CDS encoding TonB family protein, whose protein sequence is MITTRHKLTRYGTSLAVVLGVHAVAIAIALHWSAPRTVQLPPAAMVIDLAPMPAPPPPAPPKVVTPPQPPAPVEELPLPKLAEAPKPTIQVPKPVKPKPKPQPPKPVEKKIEPPKEKPSEDPPSDAPPTKAPAEKSAQPVPGPSPQQIAAKASWEGTLLAHLQKYKKYPPGAQARGKEGLNRLKFVVDGDGNVLSYELVGRSGNADLDRATLDMIRRAQPLPKPPADMLKGGSIEIVAPFVYNIEKRRR
- the spoT gene encoding bifunctional GTP diphosphokinase/guanosine-3',5'-bis pyrophosphate 3'-pyrophosphohydrolase encodes the protein MPSIDALADRLSAYLGPDQVNLVRRAYFYAEQAHDGQRRRSGEAYVTHPLAVANILADMHMDHQSLMAAMLHDVIEDTGIAKEALSAQFGETVAELVDGVSKLTQMNFETKAEAQAENFQKMAMAMARDIRVILVKLADRLHNMRTLEVLSGEKRRRIAKETLEIYAPIANRLGMHAIRIEFEDLGFKAMHPMRSARIYQAVKRARGNRKEIVNKIEESLSHCLAIDEIEGEVSGRQKHIYGIYKKMRGKRRAFNEIMDVYAFRIIVDKVDTCYRVLGAVHNLYKPLPGRFKDYIAIPKANGYQSLHTTLFGMHGVPIEIQIRTREMEEMANNGIAAHWLYKSSGDEQPKGTHARARQWVKGVLEMQQRAGNSLEFIESVKIDLFPDEVYVFTPKGRIMELPKGSTAVDFAYAVHTDVGNSCIACRINRRLAPLSEPLQSGSTVEIVSAPGARPNPAWLNFVVTGKARTHIRHALKLQRRSESISLGERLLNKVLNGFDSALDKIAQERVQAMLHEYRQETIEDLLEDIGLGNRMAYVVARRLLGEGEQLPSPEGPLAIRGTEGLVLSYAKCCTPIPGDPIVGHLSAGKGMVVHLDNCRNITEIRHNPEKCIQLSWAKDVTGEFNVELRVELEHQRGLIALLASSVNAADGNIEKISMDERDGRISVVQLVVSVHDRVHLARVIKKLRALTGVIRITRMRA
- the exbB gene encoding tonB-system energizer ExbB, which translates into the protein MTRNTTPASPTKLHSPSRAWRAIAAMLFSVLLAPTAAFADATAPATPAAAEHNAAAPTAPAAATDPAQAAVPAAADETGVVLEEDNTLGMAHDLSPWGMYQNADVVVKAVMIGLAIASIITWTIWIAKGFELLGAKRRLRTEIVHLKKATTLKEASESATKKGTLANTLVHDALEEMRLSANTREKEGIKERVAFRLERLVAACGRNMSSGTGVLATIGSTAPFVGLFGTVWGIMNSFIGIAKTQTTNLAVVAPGIAEALLATALGLVAAIPAVVIYNVFARSIAGYKAQVSDASAEVLLLVSRDLDHLPTERSSQPHMVKVG
- the exbD gene encoding TonB system transport protein ExbD is translated as MGLHLNQGDDELVENHEINVTPFIDVMLVLLIIFMVAAPLATVDIKVDLPASSAKPAPRPEKPIFLSVKADQRLFLGEEEVKTETLGPVLDAKTQGKKDTTIFFQADKGVDYGDLMSVMDALRAAGYLKVGLVGLETAAKK
- a CDS encoding RidA family protein is translated as MTKTVITSDKAPAAIGTYSQAIKAGNTVYMSGQIPLDPKTMELVEGFEAQTVQVFENLKSVAEAAGGSFKDIVKLNIFLTDLSHFAKVNEIMGKYFEQPYPARAAIGVAALPKGAQVEMDAILVIE
- a CDS encoding hydrogen peroxide-inducible genes activator, which produces MTLTELRYIVTLAQEQHFGHAAERCHVSQPTLSVGVKKLEDELGVLIFERSKSAVRLTPVGEGIVAQAQKVLEQAQSIRELAQAGKNQLTAPLKVGAIYTVGPYLFPHLIPQLHRVAPQMPLYIEENFTHVLRDKLRNGELDAIIIALPFNEADVLTLPLYDEPFYVLMPASHPWTQKDTIDAGLLNDKSLLLLGEGHCFRDQVLEACPTLTKGNDGAKHTTVESSSLETIRHMVASGLGISILPLSAVDSHHYAPGVIEVRPLTPPVPFRTVAIAWRASFPRPKAIEILADSIRLCSVAKPPAAS
- a CDS encoding SDR family oxidoreductase, translating into MSVPSVVIAGCGDVGSRLASQLLASEWEVHGLRRDISRLPDGVIGIAGDLFNKDCPDTWPIGGVDYLVYCAAATDHDEAGYRAAYVQGLQHVLEWLKDYGQEPRHLLFVSSSSVYGQQNGEWVDETSETQAKGYSGQVMLEAEQVALNSGIPASVVRLTGIYGPGREWLLTQVRQGYRVALDPPLYGNRIHADDAAGLLAFLLRHVEQGGSLDKVYIGVDDAPAPLAEVVAWLRDYLGVTEWSEDASVRRAGSKQCSNARIKALGWTPTYASYREGYAAILKG